The following coding sequences are from one Methanobrevibacter arboriphilus JCM 13429 = DSM 1125 window:
- a CDS encoding catalase yields MSNKKKYTTNKGIPVPNDQASITTGKGASYTMLEDAHLTEKLAHFGRERIPERVVHAKGTGAYGYFEVTNDLSKYTRAKFLSEIGKKTEVFIRFSTVGGEKGSADAKRDPRGTAMKFYTEEGNYDLVGNNTPIFFIRDSIKFPDFIHTQKRNPQNNLPDADMFWDFMSLTPESIHQATFLFTDRGTPLNFRHMDCFGSHSFMWYNEKNEYVWVKYHFKTAQGIKNFTNDEAVKMCGENPDHAVEDLFEAIENENYPEWNVYVQIMKPEEAEEYKFDPFDVTKVWFHGDYPLIPLGKLVLNKNPENFFAEVEQVAFAPSNFVPGIGPSPDRLLQGRLFSYEDTQRHRLGPNHHQIPVNRPKNADVNSYQRDGPMTVDENGGKGPNYYPNSFGGAEPDETVTPPTIELKAEINRHTMPTEDVDFFQTGELWRRVLSDEDKDHLVYNIVVHLGNAQERIRYRQCALFYKADPEYGTRVAEGVGLDINKVKELSEMTQEERVEATKE; encoded by the coding sequence TTTGGTAGAGAGAGAATACCTGAAAGAGTTGTTCATGCTAAAGGAACTGGAGCATATGGATATTTTGAAGTTACAAACGACCTTTCAAAATATACAAGAGCTAAATTCTTATCTGAAATTGGTAAAAAAACAGAAGTTTTTATACGATTTTCTACAGTAGGTGGGGAAAAAGGTTCAGCTGATGCAAAAAGAGACCCTCGTGGAACAGCTATGAAATTTTATACAGAAGAAGGGAATTATGATCTTGTTGGGAATAATACTCCAATATTTTTTATTAGAGATTCAATAAAATTCCCAGACTTTATACATACACAAAAAAGAAACCCTCAAAACAATTTACCTGATGCTGATATGTTTTGGGATTTCATGTCACTTACACCAGAATCTATACACCAAGCAACTTTTCTATTTACTGATAGAGGAACTCCATTAAATTTTAGACACATGGATTGTTTTGGAAGCCATTCATTCATGTGGTATAATGAGAAAAATGAATATGTTTGGGTAAAATACCATTTCAAAACAGCACAAGGGATAAAAAACTTTACAAATGATGAAGCTGTTAAAATGTGTGGTGAAAATCCAGATCATGCAGTAGAAGACTTGTTTGAAGCTATTGAAAATGAAAATTATCCAGAATGGAATGTTTATGTTCAAATAATGAAACCAGAAGAAGCAGAAGAATATAAATTTGATCCATTCGATGTAACAAAAGTGTGGTTCCATGGTGATTATCCTTTAATACCTCTTGGAAAGCTAGTTTTAAATAAAAATCCAGAAAACTTCTTTGCTGAAGTTGAACAAGTAGCTTTCGCACCTTCAAATTTTGTTCCAGGAATTGGTCCTTCTCCAGATAGATTATTACAAGGAAGATTATTTTCTTATGAAGATACACAAAGACACAGATTAGGCCCAAATCATCATCAAATTCCAGTAAACAGACCTAAAAATGCGGATGTCAATAGTTATCAAAGAGATGGACCTATGACAGTTGATGAAAATGGTGGAAAAGGCCCTAATTACTATCCAAATTCTTTTGGAGGAGCAGAACCAGATGAAACAGTAACCCCACCAACTATAGAATTAAAAGCAGAGATCAATAGGCACACTATGCCAACTGAAGATGTTGACTTTTTCCAAACTGGAGAACTTTGGAGAAGGGTTTTAAGTGATGAAGATAAAGACCATCTTGTATATAACATTGTTGTTCATTTAGGAAATGCTCAAGAAAGAATCCGATACAGACAGTGTGCTCTTTTTTACAAAGCAGACCCAGAATATGGAACTCGTGTAGCTGAAGGAGTAGGTCTTGATATAAATAAAGTTAAAGAACTTTCTGAAATGACTCAAGAAGAAAGAGTTGAAGCTACAAAAGAATAA
- a CDS encoding DUF4240 domain-containing protein, producing MMDKNKFWELIQTSYKEANWETDKQMQLLIDKLSEYSQEEILKFGKIYEIYAKESEKSKLWAAAHVLNDGCSEECFESFRGWLISRGKEPYFNALINPDSIIDLDMPYQDDYYENNDMISVAELAFNKKIGNEEDLDTYYQRMRQFELDPKEIFDIVDEISFGENINAEWDKKDKESVRTLVPKLCQQYW from the coding sequence ATGATGGACAAAAATAAATTTTGGGAACTAATTCAAACCTCATATAAAGAAGCTAATTGGGAAACAGACAAACAAATGCAATTATTAATTGATAAATTATCAGAATATAGTCAAGAAGAAATATTGAAATTTGGAAAGATATATGAAATTTATGCAAAAGAATCAGAAAAAAGTAAATTATGGGCAGCAGCTCATGTTTTAAATGATGGATGTTCTGAAGAATGCTTTGAATCTTTTCGAGGTTGGCTAATTTCAAGAGGGAAAGAGCCATATTTTAATGCCTTAATTAACCCCGATTCCATTATTGATCTGGATATGCCTTATCAAGATGATTATTATGAAAATAATGATATGATATCAGTTGCAGAACTTGCCTTTAATAAAAAAATAGGAAATGAAGAAGATTTAGACACTTACTATCAACGAATGAGACAATTTGAACTAGATCCAAAAGAAATATTTGATATAGTTGATGAAATCTCTTTTGGTGAAAATATTAATGCAGAATGGGATAAAAAAGACAAAGAAAGCGTAAGAACTCTTGTTCCTAAATTATGTCAGCAATATTGGTAA
- a CDS encoding YbaN family protein produces the protein MEPKKTVFFSLGVVLVGLGAVGVALPILPTTPFILAAFFCFGKSSKRAEKWIENNKYFGSYINNYKEKKGVPVDVKRNSLIFLWLTLSISAILVNSLIVRLILLIVGICVSTHILLLKTKKDTIE, from the coding sequence ATGGAACCTAAAAAAACAGTTTTCTTTAGTTTAGGAGTGGTATTAGTAGGTTTAGGTGCAGTAGGAGTTGCTTTACCAATCTTACCTACTACCCCATTTATTCTAGCTGCATTTTTCTGTTTTGGAAAAAGTTCAAAGAGAGCAGAAAAATGGATTGAAAACAATAAATACTTTGGAAGCTATATAAATAACTATAAAGAAAAAAAAGGTGTTCCAGTAGATGTTAAAAGAAACAGTTTAATATTTCTATGGTTGACACTAAGTATTTCAGCTATTCTAGTAAATAGTTTGATTGTTAGATTAATTTTGCTTATTGTTGGAATATGTGTTAGTACCCATATTTTACTTTTAAAAACAAAAAAAGATACTATTGAATAA
- a CDS encoding YtxH domain-containing protein: MSDDLKDKLKKKVNETNEKIKDVASDAKDVAEDVAKDAKDKVDDATDTVKDKTEEAKNKTEYEGKKAKDKAEYEAKEADRKS; the protein is encoded by the coding sequence ATGAGTGATGATTTAAAAGATAAATTGAAAAAAAAGGTTAATGAAACTAATGAGAAGATTAAAGATGTTGCATCAGATGCTAAAGATGTAGCTGAAGATGTTGCTAAAGATGCAAAAGATAAAGTTGATGATGCTACAGATACTGTTAAAGATAAAACAGAAGAAGCAAAAAATAAAACTGAATATGAAGGTAAAAAAGCTAAAGATAAAGCAGAATATGAGGCTAAAGAAGCTGATAGAAAATCTTAA
- a CDS encoding PRC-barrel domain-containing protein: protein MDMNDFLDMEVIDKEGQSIGKVDTVEFNEETGTINKIVIKLDKGIFSRAKETITFDQIKNIKDVVLLNIIVDMDK, encoded by the coding sequence ATGGATATGAATGATTTTCTTGATATGGAAGTAATTGATAAAGAGGGGCAAAGTATTGGGAAAGTTGACACTGTTGAATTTAATGAAGAAACTGGAACAATCAATAAAATAGTTATTAAACTAGATAAAGGAATATTTTCACGTGCGAAAGAAACAATTACATTTGATCAGATAAAAAATATAAAAGATGTAGTACTATTGAATATTATAGTAGATATGGATAAATAA
- a CDS encoding redox-regulated ATPase YchF, whose product MLQIAVTGKPNVGKSSFFNSATTSKVEMADYPFTTIDANKAIGNVLKPCPCVDLDLNCNPRNSECIDGNRYIHVELIDVAGLVPGAHEGRGLGNKFLDDLRQAKAFIHIIDASGSTDEEGRPVDPGTHDPLEDIEFLEYEIDMWMYGILNKNWSRLIRKIDAEKLDVAKVIYEQMSGTGVSLEDVIEAKRTINPDYQKWEKEDLIQLVTNLRKIAKPMLIVANKADLLTAEENIEKIKEKYPDVIPASADSELALVNASKAGLINYNSGDSHFEIIDKDNLNKNQLNALNYIKENVLDKYGSTGVQKALNTAVFELLDMIVVYPVEDEHKFTDNKGNVLPDPILIKIGSNPRELAYIVHTDIGDKFMHAVNARKNMRVASDYELCDGDIINIITS is encoded by the coding sequence ATGCTTCAAATTGCAGTTACAGGAAAACCAAATGTGGGTAAATCATCATTTTTTAATTCAGCTACAACATCAAAGGTAGAAATGGCAGATTATCCATTTACAACTATTGATGCAAACAAAGCCATAGGAAATGTTTTAAAACCTTGTCCTTGTGTGGATTTAGATTTAAATTGTAATCCAAGAAATTCAGAATGTATTGATGGGAACAGATATATTCATGTAGAATTAATCGATGTTGCAGGTCTAGTTCCTGGTGCTCATGAAGGAAGAGGTTTAGGAAATAAATTTTTAGATGATTTAAGACAAGCTAAAGCTTTTATTCATATTATTGATGCTTCTGGATCCACTGATGAAGAAGGTCGCCCAGTTGATCCTGGAACTCATGATCCTCTTGAAGATATTGAGTTTCTTGAATATGAAATAGATATGTGGATGTATGGAATATTAAATAAAAACTGGAGCAGACTTATTCGGAAAATAGATGCAGAAAAATTAGATGTAGCTAAGGTTATATATGAACAAATGTCTGGTACTGGTGTAAGCCTTGAAGATGTTATTGAGGCAAAAAGAACGATTAATCCTGATTATCAAAAATGGGAAAAAGAAGATTTAATCCAACTTGTAACAAATCTTAGAAAAATAGCTAAACCAATGTTAATCGTAGCTAATAAAGCTGATCTTCTAACAGCTGAAGAAAATATAGAAAAAATCAAAGAAAAATATCCTGATGTTATTCCTGCATCAGCTGATAGTGAATTAGCTCTTGTTAATGCTAGTAAAGCAGGATTAATTAATTATAATTCGGGAGATTCACATTTTGAAATTATTGATAAGGATAATTTGAATAAAAATCAACTGAATGCTTTAAATTATATTAAAGAAAATGTTTTAGATAAATATGGAAGTACTGGTGTTCAAAAAGCTCTTAATACTGCTGTATTCGAATTACTTGATATGATTGTTGTTTATCCCGTTGAAGATGAACATAAATTCACAGATAATAAAGGCAATGTTCTTCCAGATCCTATACTTATTAAAATTGGCTCAAATCCTAGGGAACTTGCATATATTGTTCATACAGATATTGGGGATAAATTTATGCATGCTGTTAATGCAAGAAAAAATATGAGAGTAGCTAGTGATTATGAATTGTGTGATGGAGATATTATTAATATCATAACTTCTTAA
- a CDS encoding phage holin family protein, translating into MIVWIGEIIVFYLLADIGIGLTIDSLITAILVIIILETINSIFWPALTKIFLPFLVYTIGIGSLLLNGGIIWVMSLFIPTLRIEGYALIIVPLGIAVVHTILTTLLTLGNEEEYYNFIIKRKKIRYNDNYFKNGEVDYIKNYDNNEDSYNNEDNEDNKKNNKNNKNNKNNENNENNEYNEYNNDKTYKSKDNREYSNESRNNIVKNINKDNSIKSFPGIVIIEIDGLAKEILEEAIQKGQMPTLAKWLKEKTHEIKEWETDLSSQTGSSQAGILHGNNKDIVAFRWVEKENNNKIMVSTGLLDAPKIEKRISNGKGLLHKNGSSRSNLFSGDTENVLFTYSKMHDIRKFYNKTWYFVYSNPSNFGRILLLCGADIVKEIISQINHKVKNIQPRIRKNFIYLFVRACANVYIREINTQTIIGDMIKGEADTIYSTYLGYDEIAHHSGIRDRDSFNALKGIDRQIKRIYGANNYSKRQYNIVVQSDHGQSNGSTFKQRYDLSLKDLVHNLLPEDMKIYDELSSNEDHFSQVITLPIKDVKNLVKNKTYTAKNKYDEISTKIKSKGDNVLEYISNYKISKTKTAKKSKIGQKDAEVIVLASGNLGLIYLTQWATRLNYETIKELFPELIPGLVQHEGIGFILVNSSEHGALAIGEKGVYYLDENKIEGKNPLEAFGPNARKHLLRTNKFEYVPDILVNSMYDKHNDEVAAFEELVGSHGGLGGTQNKPFIMYPSDWKINDEKIVGAENIHRILKENLNKQ; encoded by the coding sequence TTGATTGTTTGGATTGGAGAAATAATAGTATTTTATTTATTAGCTGATATTGGTATTGGTTTAACAATAGATAGTTTAATTACAGCAATACTTGTTATAATCATTTTAGAAACCATAAATTCTATTTTCTGGCCAGCATTAACAAAAATATTCCTCCCTTTTTTAGTTTATACCATTGGAATCGGTTCTTTACTTTTAAATGGTGGAATAATATGGGTGATGAGTTTATTTATACCGACATTACGTATTGAAGGTTATGCTCTGATTATTGTTCCACTTGGAATAGCAGTAGTACATACCATATTAACAACACTACTAACACTGGGAAATGAAGAAGAATATTATAATTTCATTATTAAAAGGAAGAAAATAAGATATAATGATAATTATTTTAAAAATGGAGAAGTCGATTATATCAAAAATTATGATAACAATGAAGATAGTTATAATAATGAAGATAATGAAGATAATAAAAAAAATAATAAAAATAATAAAAATAATAAAAATAATGAAAATAATGAAAATAATGAATATAATGAATATAATAATGATAAAACCTATAAAAGTAAAGATAATAGGGAATATAGCAATGAAAGTAGAAATAATATAGTTAAAAACATTAATAAAGATAATTCTATTAAATCATTCCCAGGAATAGTAATAATAGAAATAGATGGGCTTGCTAAAGAAATATTAGAAGAAGCTATCCAAAAAGGGCAAATGCCTACATTAGCTAAATGGCTAAAAGAAAAAACACACGAAATAAAAGAATGGGAAACAGATCTTTCTAGCCAAACAGGTTCAAGTCAGGCAGGAATTTTACATGGTAATAACAAGGACATAGTTGCATTCAGGTGGGTTGAAAAAGAAAATAATAATAAAATAATGGTTTCAACTGGGCTTTTAGATGCTCCGAAAATTGAAAAAAGAATCTCAAATGGAAAAGGACTTCTTCATAAAAATGGATCAAGCCGTTCAAATCTATTTTCAGGAGATACTGAAAATGTATTATTTACTTATAGTAAAATGCATGATATAAGAAAATTTTATAATAAAACATGGTACTTTGTTTATTCAAATCCATCTAATTTTGGGCGTATTTTGTTATTATGTGGAGCAGATATTGTAAAAGAAATCATATCACAAATAAACCATAAAGTTAAAAATATTCAACCTAGAATTAGAAAAAACTTTATTTATTTATTTGTAAGAGCTTGTGCTAATGTATATATAAGAGAAATAAATACACAGACAATCATTGGAGATATGATAAAAGGAGAAGCAGATACAATATACTCAACTTACCTAGGATATGATGAAATAGCACATCACTCTGGAATCAGAGATAGAGACTCTTTTAATGCATTAAAAGGGATTGATAGACAAATTAAAAGAATATATGGTGCAAATAATTATTCAAAAAGACAATATAATATTGTTGTTCAATCTGATCATGGGCAAAGTAATGGATCAACATTCAAACAAAGATATGATTTAAGCTTAAAGGATTTAGTACATAATTTACTTCCTGAAGATATGAAGATTTATGATGAATTATCCTCCAATGAAGATCATTTTTCTCAAGTTATCACCTTGCCAATTAAAGATGTTAAAAATCTTGTTAAAAATAAAACATATACTGCTAAAAATAAATATGATGAAATATCAACAAAGATTAAATCAAAAGGAGATAATGTTCTAGAATATATTAGTAATTATAAAATTTCAAAAACCAAAACAGCAAAAAAATCTAAAATCGGTCAAAAAGATGCTGAAGTGATTGTTCTTGCATCTGGAAACTTAGGATTAATTTATTTAACTCAATGGGCGACTAGACTTAATTATGAAACTATAAAAGAATTGTTTCCTGAATTAATTCCTGGGCTTGTTCAGCATGAAGGAATTGGTTTTATATTAGTAAATTCAAGTGAACATGGAGCATTAGCTATTGGAGAAAAAGGAGTTTATTATCTAGATGAAAATAAAATTGAAGGAAAGAATCCTCTAGAAGCTTTTGGACCAAATGCTAGAAAACATCTGCTTAGAACAAACAAGTTCGAATATGTTCCAGATATTTTAGTAAACAGTATGTATGATAAACATAATGATGAAGTTGCAGCCTTTGAAGAATTAGTTGGTAGTCATGGAGGCCTTGGAGGAACTCAAAACAAACCATTTATTATGTATCCGTCTGATTGGAAAATAAACGATGAAAAAATTGTTGGTGCTGAAAATATCCACA
- a CDS encoding GNAT family N-acetyltransferase: MSNINYKLRKFNKRDINSISKYANNENIAKWLTDEFPNPYSKKDAENFINIASKEKFMKVFAIEVDNEAVGSIALNFSQINDKNNYNNYENIETAELGYWLAEKHWNKGIITLAIKDIVEYGFNDYEINCIYATPFKDNIASQKVLKKAGFKTDSKLKTINKKSKNYEVVIYTMQNK, translated from the coding sequence ATGTCTAATATTAACTATAAACTTAGAAAATTTAATAAAAGGGATATCAATAGTATATCTAAATATGCTAACAATGAAAATATTGCAAAATGGCTTACTGATGAATTTCCAAATCCTTACTCTAAAAAAGATGCAGAGAACTTTATAAATATTGCTTCAAAAGAAAAATTTATGAAAGTATTTGCTATTGAAGTAGATAATGAAGCTGTAGGCTCAATAGCTTTAAATTTCAGTCAGATAAATGATAAAAATAATTACAATAATTATGAAAACATAGAAACAGCTGAATTAGGGTATTGGTTGGCTGAAAAACACTGGAACAAAGGAATAATCACATTAGCTATCAAAGATATAGTAGAATATGGCTTTAATGACTATGAAATTAATTGTATATATGCAACTCCCTTTAAAGATAATATTGCTTCTCAAAAAGTTTTGAAAAAAGCAGGTTTTAAAACTGATTCAAAATTAAAAACAATTAATAAGAAAAGCAAAAATTATGAAGTAGTAATATACACAATGCAAAATAAATGA